One Clostridium estertheticum DNA segment encodes these proteins:
- a CDS encoding ABC transporter permease: MNKAKNKDSKFVKIAKNTLKTLAFPLLSIIVSIFVAVFFVMWAKGYSILQYFSALGDLFRLIYKGGFGNERVTFVTISEVTPLIFTGVANAVAFKCGLFNIGVAGQFILGMLAAAFVGTIPGLNPVIHIVLIILAGLVAGGIWGAIPGYLKAKVGTHEVINTIMMNYISMALANFLILRTSFGVPGKASTATIQESAQLPRFVSGSGANVSVFLAIAVAIFIFWLLWKTTVGYEIRAVGINPHAAEYGGINVAKNTILAMVISGAIAGVGGASQVAGVLHNVKDFMALPSYGFDGIAVALLAKSNPIGCIASALLFGTLNSSARTLQLNGIPKDIVYLIQAIIIIFVATDYIVKYFSEKKKKEAITNE, from the coding sequence ATGAATAAAGCTAAAAATAAAGATAGCAAATTTGTTAAAATAGCAAAGAACACTCTTAAAACACTTGCATTTCCGTTGCTTTCAATAATAGTTTCCATATTTGTTGCTGTGTTCTTTGTAATGTGGGCAAAAGGATATTCTATATTACAGTATTTTTCAGCTTTAGGTGACTTATTTCGACTTATATATAAAGGTGGGTTTGGTAATGAGAGAGTAACCTTTGTTACTATTTCAGAAGTTACTCCACTAATATTTACAGGAGTTGCAAATGCAGTGGCATTTAAATGTGGACTATTTAATATAGGTGTAGCGGGTCAATTTATACTTGGAATGCTAGCAGCGGCTTTTGTAGGAACTATTCCAGGATTAAATCCAGTAATTCATATAGTATTAATTATTCTTGCAGGGCTTGTAGCCGGTGGAATATGGGGAGCTATCCCAGGATATTTAAAAGCTAAGGTAGGTACTCATGAAGTTATTAATACAATTATGATGAATTATATATCTATGGCACTGGCTAATTTTCTTATATTAAGAACTAGCTTTGGAGTGCCAGGTAAAGCAAGTACTGCAACTATACAAGAGAGTGCACAACTTCCTAGGTTTGTTTCTGGTAGTGGAGCTAATGTTAGTGTATTCCTTGCCATAGCGGTAGCAATTTTTATATTCTGGCTATTATGGAAAACTACTGTTGGGTATGAAATAAGGGCAGTTGGTATAAATCCACATGCGGCAGAATATGGTGGAATCAATGTAGCAAAAAATACAATACTTGCTATGGTGATTTCAGGTGCAATAGCAGGTGTTGGTGGGGCGTCGCAGGTTGCGGGTGTTCTTCATAATGTAAAAGACTTTATGGCACTTCCCTCCTATGGGTTTGATGGTATTGCAGTTGCACTACTTGCCAAGAGCAATCCTATTGGATGTATAGCCTCAGCTCTATTATTCGGAACATTAAATAGTAGTGCTAGAACTCTTCAATTAAATGGAATACCAAAAGATATAGTTTATTTAATCCAAGCTATAATTATTATATTTGTAGCTACAGATTATATTGTTAAGTACTTCTCGGAAAAGAAAAAAAAGGAGGCGATTACAAATGAGTAG
- a CDS encoding ABC transporter ATP-binding protein has product MEKVIEMKGITKVFPGTIANDNIDFELLKGETHVLLGENGAGKTTLMNILYGLYKQEKGEIYVNGNLVNISTPNDAIKLGIGMVHQHFMLVHNFTVAQNIVLGIEPKKGFKIDMNKAIHDVKEISEKYGFAINPNSIIEDISVGQQQRVEILKALYRGAEILILDEPTAVLTPQEIVELGNIIRNLEKEGKSVILITHKLKEVMSMSDRVTIIRRGKVTGTVKTKETSIDELAELMVGRKVNLTVDKKPAMIKGEILKIENLCANDQRGLPAVDNLKLTVYGGEILGIAGVDGNGQSEFLEVLTGLRKPKSGNITINGKSIYGKSPRAIMSAGVGHIPEDRQKRGLILDYSLFENSILGIHKNAPFSKGIVMNYSEIRKHCDELIREFDVRTPNSEVNAESLSGGNQQKLIAAREISKDPELLIAAQPTRGLDVGAIEYIHKRLVGERDKGRAVLLVSLELDEILSLSDRIAVMYDGKIVDILDRCDATEKKLGILMAGGTLSETPKGVKNNE; this is encoded by the coding sequence ATGGAAAAGGTAATCGAAATGAAGGGCATAACTAAGGTTTTTCCAGGAACTATTGCCAATGACAATATAGATTTCGAACTATTAAAAGGAGAAACACACGTTCTTCTTGGTGAAAATGGTGCAGGAAAAACAACCCTTATGAATATTCTTTATGGACTATACAAACAAGAAAAAGGAGAGATTTATGTAAACGGTAACCTAGTAAATATATCTACTCCAAATGATGCTATAAAATTAGGTATAGGAATGGTTCATCAACATTTTATGCTTGTACATAATTTCACTGTGGCACAAAATATAGTGTTAGGTATTGAACCTAAAAAAGGCTTTAAAATTGATATGAATAAAGCAATACATGATGTTAAAGAAATTTCAGAAAAGTATGGTTTTGCTATTAATCCAAACTCAATCATAGAAGATATTTCAGTAGGACAACAACAAAGAGTAGAGATACTAAAGGCACTATATAGAGGTGCTGAAATTTTAATACTAGACGAGCCTACTGCAGTTTTGACACCTCAAGAAATTGTGGAACTAGGGAATATAATTAGAAATCTTGAAAAAGAAGGAAAATCAGTAATACTTATTACACATAAATTAAAAGAAGTTATGAGTATGAGTGATCGAGTTACTATAATTAGGCGAGGTAAGGTAACTGGTACAGTAAAAACTAAAGAAACAAGTATAGACGAATTAGCTGAACTTATGGTGGGCAGAAAAGTAAATCTAACCGTGGACAAGAAGCCTGCTATGATAAAAGGAGAAATATTAAAAATTGAAAATCTTTGTGCCAACGATCAAAGAGGATTACCTGCTGTAGATAATTTGAAATTAACAGTATATGGGGGAGAAATTCTAGGTATAGCTGGTGTCGATGGCAATGGTCAATCAGAATTTTTAGAGGTTCTAACTGGGCTTCGCAAGCCTAAGAGTGGGAATATTACAATAAATGGAAAAAGTATATATGGTAAATCACCAAGAGCTATTATGTCAGCAGGTGTTGGTCATATACCAGAGGATAGACAAAAGAGAGGGCTTATTTTAGATTACTCTTTGTTTGAAAACTCAATACTGGGAATTCATAAAAATGCACCGTTTAGTAAAGGTATAGTTATGAATTACAGTGAAATTAGAAAACATTGTGATGAACTTATTCGCGAATTTGATGTTAGAACACCTAATTCTGAGGTAAACGCGGAATCATTGTCAGGTGGTAATCAACAAAAACTTATAGCAGCTAGAGAAATTTCAAAAGATCCAGAACTATTAATAGCAGCACAACCTACAAGAGGTCTTGACGTTGGAGCAATTGAATATATTCACAAAAGACTGGTGGGAGAACGTGATAAGGGCAGGGCGGTTTTATTAGTTTCCTTAGAGCTTGATGAAATACTATCACTATCAGATAGAATAGCTGTAATGTATGATGGTAAAATAGTAGATATACTAGATAGATGTGATGCCACAGAGAAAAAACTTGGTATACTTATGGCTGGTGGTACTCTTTCTGAAACACCGAAAGGAGTTAAAAATAATGAATAA
- a CDS encoding BMP family protein, with the protein MNKKKVVAVLAAVAVVATLFVGCGTKKVAEVPKTEAPKTEAAKPTKTIGLSTDEGGLNDKSFNQSADEGVKKAKAEDGFTYNAIESKKKEDYTANLESLIENGSQLTFAIGFQMADAMTEVAKNHTDKHFAIIDSEVKLPNVTSITFKEQEGSFLMGVIAGKMTKTNKIGFIGGKDFDLINRFEAGFAAGVKAVNPEAAKGLLSSNGKTPGTTVKYADSFDDSAKGYELAKSLYQGGCDVVYHAAGGVGIGLFKAAQELKDSGKPVWAIGVDMDQSLTVPKYAGVILSSMIKRVDIATYNESKAEVKNEFKGGTVTNLGLKEQGVGIAETSSKNVPKAVLDIVKTYQDKVIAGQIVVPANRQQAMDFK; encoded by the coding sequence ATGAACAAGAAAAAGGTAGTTGCAGTACTTGCAGCAGTAGCTGTAGTTGCAACATTATTTGTGGGTTGTGGAACTAAGAAGGTAGCGGAAGTACCAAAAACAGAAGCACCAAAAACAGAAGCAGCAAAACCAACTAAGACTATAGGACTTTCTACTGATGAAGGTGGATTAAATGACAAATCATTTAACCAATCAGCAGATGAAGGGGTTAAAAAGGCTAAGGCTGAAGATGGTTTCACGTACAATGCTATCGAATCTAAAAAGAAAGAAGACTATACAGCTAATTTAGAATCATTAATTGAAAATGGTTCACAGTTAACTTTCGCTATTGGATTTCAAATGGCAGATGCAATGACAGAAGTTGCTAAAAACCATACTGACAAACACTTTGCGATTATAGACTCAGAAGTTAAGTTACCAAATGTAACATCTATTACTTTTAAAGAGCAAGAAGGTTCTTTCTTAATGGGAGTAATTGCTGGAAAGATGACTAAAACTAATAAAATCGGATTTATTGGTGGAAAAGATTTTGATTTAATAAATAGATTTGAAGCTGGTTTTGCAGCTGGTGTTAAAGCAGTTAACCCAGAAGCTGCAAAAGGTTTATTAAGCTCAAATGGAAAAACTCCAGGAACAACTGTAAAATATGCAGATAGTTTTGATGATTCAGCAAAAGGATATGAATTGGCTAAATCATTATACCAAGGCGGTTGCGACGTAGTTTATCATGCAGCAGGCGGAGTTGGTATTGGTTTATTTAAAGCAGCTCAAGAATTAAAAGATAGTGGAAAACCAGTTTGGGCTATCGGAGTTGATATGGATCAATCCTTAACAGTTCCAAAATACGCTGGCGTTATACTTTCAAGTATGATAAAAAGAGTTGATATAGCAACTTACAATGAATCTAAAGCTGAAGTTAAAAACGAATTTAAAGGTGGTACAGTTACTAACCTTGGATTAAAAGAGCAAGGCGTAGGTATAGCTGAAACATCTAGTAAAAACGTACCAAAAGCTGTTTTAGATATAGTTAAAACATATCAAGATAAAGTTATAGCTGGACAAATAGTTGTTCCAGCAAATAGACAACAAGCAATGGATTTTAAATAA
- the grdD gene encoding glycine/sarcosine/betaine reductase complex component C subunit alpha, translated as MSENATKQMIAEVFNDIANGIKSGKFKNSVRIGLTTFGSEHGVEEMVKAAEIAKNKYDDFEIVLIGPKVDADFEIIEVKTAEEGHKKMTELLESGNLSGCVTQHFDFPIGVSTVGKIVTPGRGTDMILATTTGTSSTNRVEGMVLNAISGIAAAKATGIKNPTVGILNLDGARQVERILKEVQGNGYDFRFADSLRADGGAVMRGNDLLAGTPDVMVCDSLTGNLLVKTFASFTTGGNYETVGAGYGPGIGENYDKLVNIVSRSSGAPLIAEALKYCAICAENSVLGIARDEFASANSAGLKEAINKVIKKVEKVDTEEEVKMPKKRVVIFPILGIDILELEDACKSLWKEGIYSESGMGCTGPVVLVPEEESDKAIEILKKAEFMN; from the coding sequence ATGAGTGAAAATGCAACTAAACAAATGATTGCTGAAGTATTTAATGATATAGCTAATGGCATAAAAAGCGGAAAATTTAAAAATAGTGTTAGAATAGGATTAACTACATTCGGATCAGAACACGGAGTAGAAGAAATGGTAAAGGCTGCAGAAATTGCTAAAAATAAATATGATGATTTTGAGATTGTTTTAATAGGACCAAAGGTAGACGCTGACTTTGAAATTATAGAAGTTAAGACTGCCGAAGAAGGTCATAAAAAAATGACTGAGTTATTAGAAAGTGGCAATTTAAGCGGATGTGTTACTCAACATTTTGATTTTCCAATAGGAGTATCTACAGTTGGAAAGATAGTAACACCGGGCAGGGGAACTGATATGATATTAGCTACCACTACTGGAACTTCTTCTACCAATAGAGTAGAAGGAATGGTACTTAATGCAATTTCAGGTATTGCTGCAGCTAAAGCCACAGGTATCAAAAATCCAACTGTTGGAATACTAAATTTAGATGGAGCAAGACAAGTTGAAAGAATATTAAAGGAAGTACAAGGTAATGGATATGATTTTAGATTTGCAGACTCACTAAGAGCTGATGGTGGTGCAGTTATGAGAGGGAATGACCTTCTCGCAGGAACACCAGATGTTATGGTATGTGATTCATTAACTGGTAACCTTTTAGTTAAAACTTTCGCGTCTTTCACTACAGGAGGCAACTACGAGACAGTAGGTGCGGGATATGGGCCAGGTATTGGAGAAAATTACGATAAACTTGTTAATATAGTTTCAAGATCTTCCGGAGCACCATTAATAGCGGAAGCACTAAAATATTGTGCTATTTGTGCAGAAAACTCTGTTTTGGGCATAGCAAGAGATGAATTTGCGAGTGCTAATAGTGCAGGGCTCAAAGAAGCCATAAACAAGGTTATTAAAAAGGTAGAAAAAGTAGATACAGAAGAAGAAGTAAAAATGCCAAAGAAAAGAGTTGTTATATTTCCTATCCTTGGAATAGATATACTTGAACTTGAAGATGCATGTAAATCATTATGGAAAGAAGGAATCTATTCGGAAAGTGGTATGGGATGTACAGGACCAGTAGTTTTAGTTCCAGAAGAAGAATCAGACAAAGCTATTGAAATTCTTAAAAAAGCTGAATTTATGAATTAA
- the grdC gene encoding glycine/sarcosine/betaine reductase complex component C subunit beta, which yields MNFPVIKKASYILVNTPDMVIHNGTTQTLERETNPDSEYLRDMKSHLRGFHEVVAYAPNQTYIGNITPEELAEMPRPWYGKNVDNADRFGKFGEIMPQDEFYGLMKISDVFDLVLLETSFAECVKEKLSKHPLIASKVEKIVGEEIDKIRSLVEDNGAEGLYEGTELIGCVRRAHEFDPNLCAHYMLENIAVKASGILAGLHLVNNLDIPIEEIGYILECSEEAVGDMNQRGGGNLAKSIGEVVGLVGATGSDIRGFCAAPTHALVNAASLVKSGIFKNVLVVAGGATAKLGMNGKDHVKKGLSILEDCLGGFAILVSENDGVSPILRTDVIGKHTIGHGAAPQAVLEALVMEPLTAAGMKITDVDKYAPEMQTPDITEPAGAGDVPTQNYKMIGALAVKKGQLDRKELPNFIKQHGYPGFAPTQGHIPSGAPIVGHGIEHIKEGVLKNFMIIGKGSLFLGRMTNLFDGISILVEKNPGKVEQQSGISKEEVKAMVGDAMKDFADYLLNK from the coding sequence ATGAATTTCCCAGTTATAAAAAAAGCATCTTATATTTTAGTCAATACTCCAGATATGGTAATTCACAATGGAACTACACAAACATTAGAGAGAGAAACAAATCCAGATTCCGAATATTTAAGAGATATGAAGAGTCATTTAAGAGGATTTCATGAGGTTGTGGCATATGCCCCAAACCAAACATATATAGGAAACATAACTCCAGAGGAATTAGCTGAAATGCCAAGACCTTGGTATGGCAAAAATGTTGATAATGCAGATAGATTTGGTAAATTTGGTGAAATCATGCCACAGGATGAGTTCTATGGTTTAATGAAAATTTCAGATGTATTTGATCTTGTATTACTCGAGACTTCTTTTGCAGAGTGTGTAAAAGAAAAATTATCAAAACACCCATTAATAGCTAGTAAAGTGGAAAAAATAGTTGGTGAGGAAATAGATAAAATTAGAAGCCTTGTTGAAGACAATGGTGCAGAAGGACTATACGAGGGAACAGAACTAATAGGTTGCGTAAGACGTGCTCACGAATTTGACCCAAACCTTTGCGCACATTATATGCTAGAAAACATAGCTGTTAAAGCTTCAGGCATTCTTGCAGGACTTCACTTAGTAAACAACTTAGATATTCCAATAGAAGAAATTGGTTATATATTAGAATGTTCTGAAGAGGCTGTAGGAGATATGAACCAAAGAGGTGGCGGAAATTTAGCTAAATCTATAGGTGAAGTTGTAGGACTTGTTGGCGCAACAGGGTCTGATATTAGAGGATTTTGTGCTGCTCCAACTCATGCCTTAGTAAATGCTGCGTCCTTAGTTAAATCAGGTATATTTAAAAATGTACTTGTTGTTGCTGGAGGAGCTACTGCAAAACTCGGTATGAATGGTAAAGATCATGTCAAAAAGGGATTATCTATACTTGAAGATTGTTTAGGTGGCTTTGCTATTCTTGTTTCAGAAAATGATGGAGTTAGCCCAATACTTCGAACTGATGTAATAGGAAAACATACTATAGGACATGGAGCAGCACCACAAGCAGTACTTGAAGCATTAGTAATGGAGCCATTAACTGCTGCAGGAATGAAAATAACAGATGTGGATAAATATGCACCAGAAATGCAAACTCCAGATATAACTGAGCCTGCAGGCGCAGGGGATGTACCTACACAAAATTATAAAATGATTGGAGCTCTTGCAGTTAAAAAGGGACAATTGGATAGAAAAGAATTACCTAACTTTATTAAGCAACATGGATACCCAGGATTTGCACCAACACAAGGACATATACCTTCAGGAGCGCCTATTGTTGGACACGGAATAGAGCATATAAAAGAGGGAGTTTTGAAAAACTTTATGATAATCGGTAAGGGAAGTTTATTCCTCGGAAGAATGACTAACTTATTTGATGGAATCTCTATTTTAGTTGAAAAAAACCCAGGTAAAGTAGAGCAGCAATCAGGAATTAGTAAAGAAGAAGTTAAGGCTATGGTTGGAGACGCAATGAAAGATTTTGCGGATTATTTATTAAATAAATAA
- the grdB gene encoding glycine reductase complex selenoprotein B has product MLKIVHYLNQFYAGIGGEEKANIKPEVREGFVGPGMGLNGLLTKGDAEIVATIICGDSYFAENMEEAQAEIIEMVKKYNPDLFIAGPAFNAGRYGIACGAIATEVKEKLNIPVMSGMYVENPGADMYKKQLYLVSTRNSAVGMRDALPKMASLALKLAKGEEIGTPAEENYIERGIRKNYFAKERGSKRAVDMLVKKLKGEEFVTEFKMPTFDRVEPNAPVIDITKAKIAIVTSGGIVPKGNPDHIESSSASKICKYDIEGINDLTSVTHETAHGGHDPVYANEDPDRVIPVDVLRVLEKEGKIGSLHRYFYSTVGNGTAVASSKKFGEDTARELIADGVDAVILTSTUGTCTRCGATLVKEIERAGLPVVHMCTITPVSVTVGANRIIPTIAIPHPLGNPALSMEDEFKLRRHLVEKALEALQTPVDGQKVFEV; this is encoded by the coding sequence TTGTTAAAAATTGTACATTATCTAAACCAATTTTACGCTGGAATAGGCGGAGAAGAAAAAGCAAATATTAAACCAGAGGTTAGAGAAGGTTTTGTAGGACCAGGTATGGGACTTAATGGTTTATTAACTAAAGGTGACGCAGAAATAGTTGCTACTATAATTTGTGGTGACTCATATTTTGCTGAAAACATGGAAGAAGCTCAAGCTGAAATAATCGAAATGGTGAAAAAATATAATCCTGATTTATTTATAGCAGGTCCAGCTTTTAATGCAGGAAGATATGGTATTGCTTGTGGTGCTATAGCCACAGAAGTAAAAGAAAAATTAAATATACCAGTTATGTCTGGAATGTATGTAGAAAATCCAGGTGCTGATATGTATAAAAAACAATTGTACCTAGTTTCAACTAGAAACAGTGCAGTTGGCATGAGAGATGCATTACCTAAAATGGCATCACTAGCGTTAAAACTCGCTAAAGGTGAAGAAATAGGAACTCCTGCTGAAGAAAATTATATCGAAAGAGGTATAAGAAAGAACTATTTCGCCAAAGAGAGAGGTTCTAAAAGAGCAGTTGATATGCTTGTTAAGAAGTTAAAGGGAGAAGAATTTGTAACAGAATTCAAAATGCCTACTTTCGATAGAGTTGAACCAAATGCTCCTGTAATCGATATAACTAAAGCTAAAATAGCGATAGTTACCTCTGGTGGTATTGTTCCAAAAGGAAACCCTGATCATATAGAATCTTCAAGTGCATCTAAAATATGCAAATATGACATAGAAGGAATAAATGATTTAACGTCTGTTACTCATGAAACAGCACATGGTGGACATGATCCAGTATATGCTAATGAAGATCCAGATAGAGTTATTCCAGTAGATGTATTAAGAGTCTTAGAAAAAGAAGGCAAAATAGGCTCATTACACAGATATTTCTATTCAACAGTAGGTAATGGTACAGCGGTTGCATCATCTAAGAAATTTGGTGAAGATACTGCTAGAGAATTAATTGCTGACGGAGTAGATGCAGTTATATTAACCTCTACATGAGGAACTTGTACGCGTTGCGGTGCAACGTTAGTTAAAGAAATAGAAAGGGCTGGACTCCCTGTAGTTCATATGTGTACTATTACTCCAGTTTCAGTAACTGTTGGTGCTAATAGAATTATACCTACAATTGCTATTCCTCACCCACTTGGAAACCCTGCATTAAGCATGGAAGATGAGTTTAAATTAAGAAGACACTTAGTAGAAAAAGCATTAGAGGCTCTACAGACTCCTGTAGATGGTCAAAAGGTATTTGAAGTCTAA
- the grdA gene encoding glycine/sarcosine/betaine reductase complex selenoprotein A, protein MKMLKGKKVIAIGDRDGIPGPAIEACVTSAGAEVVFASTECFVUTAAGAMDLEIQQRVKDLTEKYGAENMVVIIGGAEAEASGLSAETVAAGDPTYAGPLAGIALGLAVYHIVEPEIKDQCDEAVYEEQCGMMEMVLEVDEIIGEVKPIREEFSKYTV, encoded by the coding sequence ATGAAAATGTTAAAAGGGAAAAAAGTTATCGCTATTGGTGATAGAGATGGAATACCAGGACCAGCTATAGAGGCTTGTGTAACATCTGCTGGAGCTGAGGTAGTATTTGCATCAACAGAATGCTTTGTCTGAACAGCCGCAGGAGCTATGGATCTGGAGATCCAACAAAGAGTAAAAGACCTTACTGAAAAGTATGGTGCTGAAAATATGGTAGTAATTATTGGAGGAGCAGAAGCTGAAGCATCAGGACTTTCAGCAGAAACAGTGGCAGCTGGAGACCCAACATATGCTGGCCCACTAGCTGGAATTGCACTAGGACTTGCAGTATACCACATAGTTGAACCAGAAATTAAAGACCAATGTGATGAGGCAGTTTATGAAGAGCAATGTGGAATGATGGAAATGGTTTTAGAAGTAGATGAAATAATTGGAGAAGTAAAACCAATTAGAGAAGAATTCTCTAAATATACTGTTTAA
- a CDS encoding glycine/sarcosine/betaine reductase component B subunit yields MRLEIGNIFIKDVQFGPETKVQGGVLYVNQEELLKEVAGDERLESINFDIARPGEEVRIIPVKDVIEPRVKVNGGGGIFPGFISKVDTVGSGRTHVLKGAAVITTGKIVGFQEGIVDMCGEGAKYTPFSKTNNLVITCEPKEGILQHDHEEAVRMVGFKAAVYLGRAGKNIEPDEIKTFETLPLLEQVKQYPDLPKVVYVYMLQTQGLLHDTYVYGVDAKKIIPTFIYPTEIFDGAVVSGNCVSACDKNPSYVHMNHPIIEDLYERHGKDINFMGCIITNENVYLADKERSSNMVAKLVEFMGADAAIISEEGFGNPDADLVMNCNKITAKGVKTVLLTDEYAGQDGSSQSLADSTPHGDAVVTGGNANEVITLPPMKKIIGHLEAADIIAGGHMGSLGEDGSIYAEIQVITGATSEVGFNYLTAKGY; encoded by the coding sequence TTGCGTCTAGAAATTGGAAATATATTTATTAAAGATGTACAGTTTGGGCCAGAAACAAAGGTTCAGGGTGGAGTTCTTTATGTGAATCAAGAGGAATTATTAAAAGAGGTTGCTGGAGACGAAAGATTGGAATCAATTAATTTTGATATAGCAAGACCAGGTGAAGAAGTTAGAATAATTCCTGTAAAAGACGTTATAGAGCCAAGAGTTAAAGTTAATGGGGGTGGTGGAATATTCCCAGGATTTATTAGCAAGGTTGATACAGTAGGTTCAGGAAGGACTCACGTTCTTAAGGGAGCTGCCGTTATAACTACTGGTAAAATCGTTGGATTCCAAGAAGGAATAGTTGATATGTGCGGAGAGGGAGCTAAATACACACCTTTCTCAAAAACAAACAACTTAGTAATTACTTGTGAGCCAAAAGAGGGAATACTTCAACATGATCATGAAGAAGCTGTAAGAATGGTAGGTTTTAAAGCTGCTGTTTATCTTGGACGAGCTGGAAAAAATATTGAACCAGATGAAATAAAAACATTTGAAACATTACCACTTTTAGAACAGGTTAAACAATACCCTGATCTACCAAAAGTAGTATATGTGTACATGCTTCAAACACAAGGATTATTACATGATACTTATGTTTATGGAGTAGATGCTAAAAAAATAATACCTACTTTTATTTACCCAACAGAAATATTTGATGGAGCTGTCGTTAGTGGTAACTGTGTTTCCGCTTGTGACAAAAACCCAAGTTACGTGCATATGAATCATCCAATAATTGAAGATTTATATGAGAGACATGGCAAGGATATCAACTTTATGGGATGTATAATAACAAATGAAAATGTATATTTAGCAGATAAAGAAAGATCTTCAAATATGGTTGCAAAATTAGTTGAATTTATGGGAGCAGATGCTGCTATAATCTCAGAAGAAGGTTTTGGTAATCCAGATGCTGACCTTGTCATGAACTGTAATAAGATAACTGCAAAAGGAGTTAAAACTGTACTTTTAACTGATGAATATGCAGGACAAGATGGAAGTTCTCAATCTCTTGCTGACTCAACACCACATGGTGATGCAGTTGTAACTGGTGGAAATGCTAATGAAGTAATTACTCTACCTCCAATGAAAAAAATCATTGGACATCTTGAAGCTGCTGATATAATAGCTGGTGGACACATGGGAAGTTTGGGAGAAGATGGTTCTATTTATGCTGAAATTCAAGTTATAACAGGTGCAACTAGCGAAGTAGGATTTAACTATTTAACAGCTAAAGGATACTAA
- a CDS encoding thioredoxin family protein, whose amino-acid sequence MVELNKENFEAEVLQSEKPVFVDFWGDKCEICIELMPGVHALEGKYSDKIKFASLNIGGARRTAIAQRVLGLPTMILYKGGEKVATITPDKISSLDDVENFIKDYYNTL is encoded by the coding sequence ATGGTAGAATTAAATAAAGAAAATTTTGAAGCAGAAGTATTGCAATCAGAAAAACCAGTATTTGTAGATTTTTGGGGAGATAAATGTGAAATCTGTATAGAACTTATGCCAGGAGTTCATGCCCTAGAAGGAAAATATTCAGATAAAATTAAATTCGCTTCTTTAAACATTGGTGGAGCAAGAAGAACAGCTATAGCTCAAAGAGTTTTAGGACTTCCAACAATGATTTTATATAAGGGTGGAGAAAAAGTAGCTACAATAACACCAGACAAAATTTCTTCATTAGACGATGTAGAAAACTTTATAAAAGATTACTATAACACATTATAA